One genomic segment of Hemibagrus wyckioides isolate EC202008001 linkage group LG08, SWU_Hwy_1.0, whole genome shotgun sequence includes these proteins:
- the ppid gene encoding peptidyl-prolyl cis-trans isomerase D, which produces MSNPIPVSKPGNEENPRAFFDVEIGGEKAGRIVFELFADVVPKTAENFRALCTGEKGIGKSTGKPLHFKGCPFHRIIKQFMVQGGDFSNQNGTGGESIYGDKFEDENFHYKHDRPGLLSMANAGPNTNGSQFFITTVPTPHLDGKHVVFGQVLKGMGVVKMLEAIETEEDHPVKPCVIADCGEHKAGDDWGVAPNDGSGDAHPDFPEDSDVDFKDVDKVLSVAEDIKNIGNNFFKAQNWQAAMNKYSKALRYLELCGNTLDDDGAQRKLEPMGLSCILNTAACKLKLQQWQEAIESCDEALELNPTHAKALFRRAQAWQGLKEFSKAMIDLKKAQEIAPDDKAIANEMLKVKQKVKEENEREKKIYSKMFA; this is translated from the exons atgtccaacCCGATCCCAGTGTCCAAACCCGGCAATGAGGAGAACCCGAGGGCTTTCTTCGATGTAGAAATCGGCGGGGAGAAAG CTGGCCGTATCGTGTTCGAGCTCTTCGCCGACGTCGTCCCTAAGACTGCAGAGAATTTCCGTGCCCTGTGCACCGGCGAGAAGGGAATCGGGAAAAGCACCGGGAAACCTCTGCACTTTAAGGGATGTCCTTTTCACCGCA TCATCAAGCAGTTCATGGTGCAGGGAGGAGATTTCTCCAATCAGAACGGTACGGGAGGAGAGAGCATCTATGGAGACAAGTTCGAGGATGAAAACTTCCACTATAAG CATGACAGACCGGGCCTGTTGAGCATGGCCAATGCTGGGCCCAACACCAACGGCTCGCAGTTCTTCATCACCACCGTGCCCACACCTCACCTGGACGGCAAGCATGTGGTGTTCGGGCAGGTGCTGAAAGGCATGGGCGTCGTCAAGATGCTGGAAGCAATCGAAACCGAGGAAGATCATCCAGTCAAG ccatgTGTAATTGCTGATTGCGGAGAGCATAAAGCAGGTGATGACTGGGGCGTGGCTCCCAACGACGGCTCTGGAGACGCACACCCGGACTTCCCCGAGGACTCGGATGTCGACTTTAAGGAT GTTGATAAAGTCTTGTCTGTGGCTGAGGacatcaaaaatattggaaacaACTTTTTTAAAGCCCAGAACTGGCAGGCAGCTATGAATAAGTACTCCAAAGCTCTTAG GTATTTAGAGCTCTGTGGCAATACTCTGGATGATGACGGCGCACAGAGAAAGCTGGAGCCCATGGGTCTGAGCTGCATCCTCAACACCGCAGCCTGTAAACTAAAACTGCAGCAGTGGCAGGAGGCCATCGAGAGCTGCGACGAG GCTCTGGAGCTGAATCCGACGCATGCTAAGGCTTTGTTCAGGAGAGCGCAAGCCTGGCAAGGCCTCAAGGAGTTCAGCAAGGCCATG ATCGATCTGAAGAAAGCGCAGGAGATTGCACCAGACGACAAAG